A single region of the Montipora foliosa isolate CH-2021 unplaced genomic scaffold, ASM3666993v2 scaffold_447, whole genome shotgun sequence genome encodes:
- the LOC137989224 gene encoding uncharacterized protein, which produces MPRGKNKRFDVAQFMKARKVAREKAVTENRKLLREYKKVQRAQEKLATVRERCKDITHELENIPSQGQVSQARTRSPTVLVNGESTLGPRTARKRRHETTEAAAKIHGSTNEHSSATFDGLFDTLHKRCKLDTLTKYVCENKQLTNKVVCKEYKSSVSEFEKSHDNIVRSIATYYASGVMGKRKYKSVRLVLSMKSNENKPGKRTSISVMKGCKVPKLLTYSNLVEQLKKIDIGTVHEIDPDYLEGLEIENSVNGAYRDLRQYLPMLAKFYLSESRKESLKGFAGSTGTFQIALGGDGCPFGKNESACSFLVSLLNVGRRVASSYDNFLIFGANCDECSPVTKKYVRSLLPQLAELERAEYELEGIKYRFQLEELPNDMKMLAMLAGELTISAKYFSPFANVSLADCRDVKGTFGTKSSNKWKPWNYQQRVNVVNKVNAFKKRVALEKISEKTKRSKITDYIAKQNSRQEFLPLLGSYINKAHVEPLHLKNNAWQYFFKAVLTEAIRKSKLPADCKKFSEVPTESPFAQVITALQTEVKTRRLANKTKQWFNETQGSGAELHYRFTGKDSRCFCHNFMRLIKWLSCESDSRKERQTVLILTYLGVRLRDCVSLFNRFEITSAQIGQLSIACHEYFKVNSLLLPSSVNPTVWTLGHIVPVHCHQVLEKYGQGLGMVTMEGREAKHIFVKKLSENTTYQNRWVEIFRHEYVMLIWLPQHGFQQPEAASKNVAYIPERVFSDPSYCYCGLLKASPEDAKCFFCGHPIMKLIEQSVKDGKIAPQLL; this is translated from the exons ATGCCACGCGGAAAGAACAAGCGCTTTGACGTGGCTCAATTCATGAAAGCCCGGAAAGTTGCAAGAGAGAAAGCTGTGACTGAGAATCGCAAGCTATTGAGAGAGTACAAAAAAGTCCAACGAGCCCAGGAAAAG TTGGCCACAGTCAGGGAACGATGCAAGGACATAACACATGAACTGGAAAATATTCC GTCACAGGGACAAGTATCTCAGGCACGAACAAGAAGCCCTACTGTACTTGTAAATGGGGAATCAACACTGGGACCAAGAACTGCAAGGAAGAGAAGGCATGAGACCACTGAAGCTGCTGCCAAAATTCATGGAAGCACAAATGAACATTCTTCAGCCACTTTCGATGGCTTGTTTGACACGTTGCACAAAAGATGCAAATTAGATACTTTAACTAAATACGTGTGTGAGAATAAGCAGCTGACTAACAAAGTAGTTTGTAAAGAGTATAAGTCGAGTgtatcagaatttgaaaagtCACATGACAACATTGTGAGAAGTATTGCAACATATTATGCAAGTGGTGTAATGGGGAAACGAAAGTACAAAAGTGTTAGACTGGTACTttcaatgaaatcaaatgaaaataaacCAGGGAAAAGAACAAGCATTTCAGTTATGAAAGGCTGTAAGGTTCCAAAGCTGCTCACTTACAGTAACCTTGTAGAACAACTAAAAAAGATTGATATTGGGACTGTTCATGAAATTGACCCAGACTACCTAGAGGGCTTAGAAATTGAAAATTCAGTGAATGGTGCATACAGAGATTTAAGACAATACCTTCCAATGCTTGCTAAATTTTATCTTTCTGAAAGTAGGAAAGAAAGCTTGAAAGGCTTTGCAGGATCAACAGGCACTTTTCAAATTGCTCTTGGTGGTGACGGATGCCCATTTGGCAAAAATGAAAGCGCGTGTTCTTTCTTAGTCAGTCTCCTTAATGTTGGAAGAAGGGTGGCATCCAGTTATGATAACTTTCTAATTTTTGGTGCCAACTGTGATGAATGCTCTCCTGTTACAAAGAAATATGTGAGGTCATTATTACCTCAACTTGCAGAGTTAGAAAGAGCTGAATATGAATTGGAAGGCATTAAATATAGGTTTCAGCTGGAGGAGTTGCCAAATGACATGAAGATGCTGGCAATGTTAGCAGGTGAATTAACTATTAGTGCTAAATATTTCTCACCCTTTGCGAATGTTTCATTAGCTGATTGTAGGGATGTGAAGGGTACATTTGGAACTAAAAGTTCAAACAAGTGGAAGCCATGGAATTACCAGCAAAGAGTAAATGTTGTCAACAAGGTTAATGCATTCAAGAAAAGAGTAGCACTAGAAAaaatttctgagaaaacaaagagATCTAAAATTACAGATTACATTGCCAAGCAAAATAGTAGACAGGAATTTTTGCCTCTCTTAGGTTCTTACATTAATAAGGCTCATGTAGAACCCCTTCATCTCAAGAACAATGCTTGGCAGTACTTCTTTAAAGCAGTTTTGACAGAAGCTATAAGAAAATCTAAGCTGCCAGCTGATTGTAAGAAGTTTTCTGAGGTCCCAACTGAGAGCCCTTTCGCACAGGTAATTACAGCTTTACAAACCGAGGTAAAGACCAGGCGCCTTGCAAACAAAACCAAACAGTGGTTCAATGAAACACAAGGGTCTGGAGCTGAATTGCATTACAGATTTACTGGAAAAGATTCCCGCTGTTTTTGTCATAACTTTATGAGGTTAATCAAGTGGCTAAGTTGTGAAAGTGACTCCAGGAAAGAAAGGCAAACAGTTCttattttaacttatttaggTGTGAGGCTGAGAGACTGTGTTTCTCTTTTTAATAGATTTGAGATAACATCAGCCCAGATTGGTCAGCTTTCTATTGCTTGTCACGAGTATTTTAAAGTAAATTCATTGTTGTTGCCAAGCTCTGTAAATCCTACTGTCTGGACATTGGGTCACATTGTCCCTGTTCATTGTCATCAAGTGCTTGAAAAGTATGGCCAGGGGCTGGGAATGGTAACGATGGAAGGGCGAGAAGCGAAGCATATCTTTGTGaaaaaattaagtgaaaatACAACATATCAAAACAGGTGGGTTGAAATATTTAGACATGAATATGTGATGCTGATTTGGCTGCCTCAGCATGGTTTTCAGCAGCCAGAAGCTGCAAGCAAAAATGTAGCCTACATCCCAGAAAGGGTATTCAGTGATCCATCTTATTGCTATTGTGGTCTGCTAAAGGCATCTCCTGAGGATGCTAAGTGCTTTTTTTGTGGACACCCAATCATGAAACTTATTGAGCAAAGTGTAAAAGACGGAAAGATCGCTCCACAGCTTTTGTAA
- the LOC137989209 gene encoding uncharacterized protein, producing the protein MAAENAIFNATKALRPLHSEVDNFFLFEEEVKAVLASIIEKHRVGQNSLKRAKMSRIPASALLEGEVKISLQMLHRRLSPRMKARSGWTVQFKRAMSSEIFSLILHSVKKARSAYGVSHKEEKHADIICYDRENRLIRDFAKLSELSSDSVREFLIKNSKGTRKGTSKVFISSETPLTITFIKRTQQAVVKAHYKFCNEFGYTFS; encoded by the coding sequence atggcggctgaaaATGCTATTTTCAATGCTACTAAGGCCCTGCGTCCTCTACATAGTGAAGTtgacaatttctttttgtttgaagaAGAAGTGAAAGCAGTTCTCGCTTCAATTATTGAAAAACACCGTGTGGGCCAAAACTCTTTGAAACGAGCAAAAATGTCTCGAATTCCAGCATCAGCACTCCTCGAAGGAGAAGTAAAGATTTCGTTACAGATGCTTCATAGGCGCCTCAGTCCAAGAATGAAGGCCCGCAGTGGTTGGACCGTACAGTTCAAACGGGCCATGTCTTCGGAAATTTTCTCTTTAATTCTACACAGTGTGAAAAAGGCCCGTTCCGCTTATGGTGTTTCGCACAAAGAAGAGAAGCACGCAGATATAATCTGTTATGACCGGGAGAACAGACTGATTCGAGATTTTGCCAAGTTATCAGAGCTAAGCAGTGACTCAGTCCGAGAATTTCTAATCAAGAACAGTAAAGGAACAAGAAAAGGAACTTCAAAAGTTTTCATAAGTTCTGAAACTCCCTTGACGATCACATTTATCAAGAGGACTCAGCAAGCAGTGGTGAAAGCCCACTACAAATTCTGTAATGAATTTGGTTACACGTTTTCGTAA